In Caulobacter segnis ATCC 21756, the sequence GGACGGCCCGACCCCTTGCCCAGTTCCTGCAAGCTGAGGAACAGGGTGCGGATCATGCCCTTGGCCTGGGGCGACATCATCGTCTTCAGGAAGTAGCGGGTCTCGATGCGGATAGCCGCGTCGAACGGGACCTGCGTGCCTTCGTAGACCGCCTTCAGGATATTCAGCTGGGCCGGGTAGTTGCCATAGGTCTGCTTGCGCAGCATGGCGTTGCCCATCACGAAGACCTGGCTGCCGGTCGGGGTGTAGGGACCGGCCGCCGGGCAGCTTGAAGTCCTTCCTGTCCCAAGGCGCGACCGGGTCACCCTTGGTCTTGACCCAGGTCTTGGCCGCCTCGACCTCGGACCCCGGCGCGACCACCTCGTGGACGACCTTCAGGGCGAGCGCCTCCTGCGGCTTCATCGACTTGCCTTCGAGCAGGTACGGCGCGGCGGCCATCACGCCCATCAGGCGCGGCAGGCGCTGGGTGCCGCCGGCGCCTGGCAAGAGGCCGACCTTGGCTTCCGGCAGGGCCAGCTGGGTCTTCGGATTGTCGCCGACCACGCGGTAGTGGCAGGCCAGGCAGATCTCGAGACCGCCGCCCATGGCCAGGCCGTTGATCGCCGCGGCGACCGGCTTGCCGCAGGTCTCCAGGGCGCGGAAGGCCTTGTTCAGGGCGAAGCCGGCGTCGAACGCCGCCTTCAGGCCCGCTTCACCGCCAGCCGAGCCGCCGGCCAGACCGCCCGAGCCGCCCAGTTCGCCCAGATCGGCGCCGGCGCAGAAGCCGCTGGCCTTGCCCGAGGTGATGACCGCGCCCTTGATGGCCTCGTCGGTCTTGATGCGTTCGACGATCTCGCCGATTTCCTTGATGACCGAAGCGGTCAGGGTGTTCATCGAGCGGCCGGGCACGTCGAAGGTGACGAGGGCCACGCCGTCGGAATCGACCTCGATCTTGAAGTTTTCCATGGTGCTTGCTCCTCGGTCCTAGACGCGTTCGATGACGGTGGCGGTGCCCATGCCGGCGCCGACGCACAGGGTGATCAGGGCGGTTTCCTTGTCCGAGCGCTCCAGCTCGTCGACCATGGTGCCCAGGATCATCGCGCCGGTGGCGCCCAGCGGGTGGCCCATGGCGATGGCGCCGCCGTTCACGTTCATCTTGTCGTGCGGGATGTCCAGCGCCTGCATCATGCGCAGGACGACGGCGGCGAAGGCCTCGTTCAGTTCATAGAGGTCGATGTCCTTGACCTCCATGCCCAGGCGCTTGAGCAGCTTCTCGGTGACCAGCGAGGGCCCCGTCAGCATGATCGAGGGCTCCGAACCAATCGAAGCGGCGCCCTTGATCCGGGCGCGGGCCTTGAGGCCCAGGGCGTCGCCCATCTCCTTGGTGCCGATCAGCACGCCGGCCGCGCCGTCGACGATGCCCGAGCTGTTGCCGGCGTGGTGGACGTGGTTGACGCGTTCGACCTGCGGGTAGCGCTGGGTGACGACGGCGTCGAAGGCCATCTCGCCCATGCCGGTGAACGAGGGGTTCAGCGAAGCCAGGGTCTGCATGGTGGTCGAGCCGCGCACGGTCTCGTCATGGTCCAGGATGGTCAGGCCCAGCTGGTCCTTCACCGGGATTACCGACTTCTTGAAGCGGCCATCGGCCCACGAGGCGGCGGCGCGCTTCTGGCTCTCGACGGCGTAGGCGTCGACGTCGTCGCGGCTGAAGCCGTACAGCGACGCGATCAGGTCGGCCGAGACGCCCTGCGGGGCGAAA encodes:
- a CDS encoding acetyl-CoA C-acetyltransferase, which produces MADAYIFDAVRTPRGKGKKDGSLHEITALSLATQVLEALRDRNGLDTSKVDDVVLGCVAPVGEQGSDIARTAVLTADYAESVAGVQINRFCASGLEAVNMAAAKVASGEAGLAIGGGVESMSRVPMGSDGGAWPTDPSSAFKTYFAPQGVSADLIASLYGFSRDDVDAYAVESQKRAAASWADGRFKKSVIPVKDQLGLTILDHDETVRGSTTMQTLASLNPSFTGMGEMAFDAVVTQRYPQVERVNHVHHAGNSSGIVDGAAGVLIGTKEMGDALGLKARARIKGAASIGSEPSIMLTGPSLVTEKLLKRLGMEVKDIDLYELNEAFAAVVLRMMQALDIPHDKMNVNGGAIAMGHPLGATGAMILGTMVDELERSDKETALITLCVGAGMGTATVIERV